Below is a genomic region from Cuculus canorus isolate bCucCan1 chromosome 31, bCucCan1.pri, whole genome shotgun sequence.
GGAGGGCGTCCCAGTTGGCGTTGGCGAAGGGCAGGATCTCGCGCTCCAGATCGAAGTATTTCTTCTTGCAGCACACGCTGAGGTGGTAGAGGATGAGGTGGGCGACGTCCAccctgggggggaccccaaaaataaggagggggaccccaaaaaataaaaggggaccccaaaaaatgggTTTGGAGCCGGATAATAGGGGAGGATGCAATgggaaggagatggaagaggggggggaaagcgatgggatgggggggtgagggggtttggggggggctgtgaaGCAAAGAGGGGGGTGAAAATtagggggaaccccaaaaaataaggggggacccccaaaaataaggggggaccccaaaaaatgggTTTGGAGCCTGATAATAGGGGAGGATGCAATGGGAAGGAGatggaaggggggggggaaagagatgggatggggggggttgtacaaaaagggggggggaccccgaaatcGAGGGGGGCTCAAAAATGAAGGGGGGACCCTAAAAATtaaggggggaccccaaaaattggggggaccccaaaaaaatGGGGAGGGACCCCGATAATAGAGGGGGGGGATCCAgtgggaaggagatggagagacGGGGGGGTaagattggggggggggggctgagaaacaagggggggacaccccaaaattcgggggggggcaaaaaataAGGGGGGGGGCAAAATtgagaggggaccccaaaaattTAGTGAGGGGGAGGTGTGGTTTGGGAAGCcaggaattgggggggggggcagttgggggtcCCATTTgaggggggcagtggggggggatctcattttgggggggtcccttttggggggggtctcattttgggggggcagaatgggggggtaatggggggtGTCCAATTTTGggagggcaggatgggggggggtcccattttggggggggggcagtggagAGGAtccctttttttggggggcactgggggggtctcttttttgggggggggcagtgTGGGGGGGGGTTCCCCTattttttggggtgccccccccgcccccctcacCAGCGCAGCGGCAGCCGCCGGACGCTCTCGGCCCCCCCCGTGCAGACACAGCATTCGAAGACATAAAAcctggaaaaggggggggggggcacaaaaATATGGGGGGCAAAAAAATTGGGGGGGGCACAAAAATGAGGGGAGGGAACCCCAAATTACACCTCCCCCCACTCCcaatcccccaaaccccccccaaaccattccagcccccccaccccaattccctctgacccccccggacccccccagactcccccccccccaatttttgcccccccccatttttgcccccccccaaacGCCCCTTTAAGCCCATTAACCCTTAacctcccagagccccccaaccccccagacccccccaaaccattccagcccccccacccccaattccctctgacccccccggaccccccccagccccccctatttttttaaaccccCCCCACTacttttccccccccaaaccccccctttaaCCTCCCTTTAACCCCATTAACCCTTAacctcccagagccccccaaccccccagacccccccaaaccattccagcccccccacccccaattccctctgacccccccggaccccccaaGACTCCCCCCCCaatttttgccccccccccatttttgcccccccccaaacGCCCCTTTAACCCCATTAACCCTTAacctcccagagccccccaaccccccagacccccccctAAACCATTccagcccccccaccccaattccccctcacccccccggaccccccccccagcccccccctaTTTTTTTACCCCCCCCActacttcccccccccccaaacccccctttaaCCCCCTTTAACCCCATTAACCCTTAacctcccagagccccccaacaccccagaccccccccaaaccattccagccCCCCTACCCCAATACCCCCTGACACCCTcggacccccccagcccccccctctatttttgcccccccccacTATTTTTACCCCTCCCAAACCCTCTTTAACCCCATTAACCCTTAACCTCCCAGAGCCCCGCAAcctcccagaccccccccaaaccattccagcccccccaccccaattccctctgacccccccggacccccccagcccccccccccatttttgccccccccgggcccccACCGGTCCCCGTAGAGCAGCGGTTTGCTCAGACACTGGGTACAGGCTTCATGGAACCATTGGGAGCAGCTCCGGCATTGCAGCATCTTCAGATTCCAtctgggggaaaaagggggggtcactgattttttgggggggcccccagttttttgggggggctttaAAAGGAataggaggaagggagaaggatttTTAGGGGGATGAGTGtttatttgggggggggtggattgttttgaggggggaaagggggtgtCAGAGGAGTGGGggggtgggattttgggggggggtggaagAGTTTGGgggtgtgtgggtttttttttggggggtgatggagtgttttgggggggatttgggggtgcagagcaggGTTAGGGGGGCTTTtggaggggtttaggggggtttgggggtgcagggtgggcattgggggggtttggggggcgttgagggggttttgggggggtctttgaggggtgcaggggggggttggggggatttgggggtgcagagggggtttgaggggggatttgggggtgcagagggggttttgggtgGGATTCGGGGGTGCAGGGGAAGTTGGGGGGCTTTtgagggggtttaggggggatttgggggggcatggggggcaTTGTGGGGCGTttggggggtgcagggtgggcattggggggggttgggggggttgagggggttttggggggtctttgaggggtgcagggggggttttgggggggattgggggggatttgggggtttgaggggggatTTGCGGGtgcagagggggttttgggtgggatttgggggtgcggggggggttggaggggctattgggggggtttagggggcattgagggatgcaggaggggtttggggggcactttgaggggtgcaggggggcattgggggttttgagggggatttgggggtgcagggggggtttggggggttttgggggtgttgaggggggttggaggggctttggggggggttAGGGGGCATtgaggggtgcaggaggggtttggggggcgctttgaggggtgcagggggagtttgggggggctttgaggggtgcaggggggcattgggagttttgggggggctttggggggtgcagaggggggtttgggggtgcagaggggggttttgggggggctttgggggtgcgggaggggtattggggggttctaggggtattttggggtgcgggggggctttagggggtgcaagggggttattttggggtgcaaggggggtATTTTGGGATGCAAAgaggggtattttggggttcggggggtattttggggtccaagaggggtattttggggtgcagagagaggattttggggtgcagggggggaaTTGGAGGTGCAGGATGGTTTGGGGGTGCACAGGGTGGTATTTTGGGGTGCCGAGAGGGttattttggggtgcaagggggggTATTTTGGGATGCAAaggggggtattttggggttcgggggggtattttggggtccaagaggggtattttggggtgcagagagaggattttggggtgcaggggggtaattgggggtgcaggatggTTTGGGGGTGCACAGGGTggtattttggggtgctgagagGGTTATTTTGGGGTGCAAGAGGGGTATTTTGGGATGCAaagggggtattttggggttcggggggtaTGTTGGGGTGCATaggggggtattttggggtccaagaggggtattttggggtgcagagagaggattttggggtgcaggaggggaattgggggtgcaggatggttggggggggcacagggtggtattttggggtgctgagagGGTTATTTTGGAGTGCAAGGGGGGTATTTTGGGATGCAaagggggtattttggggttcgggggggtattttggggtccaagaggggtattttggggtccaagaggggtattttggggtgcagagagaggattttggggtgcagggggggaaTTGGAGGTGCAggatggtttggggggggcactgggtggtATTTTGGGGTGCCGAGAGGGttattttggggtgcaagggggggTATTTTGGGATGCAAAGGGGGGTATTTTGGGATGCAaagggggtattttggggttcaggggggtattttggggttcgggggggtaTTTTAGGGGTGTACatgggggtattttgggggggctgcacCCACTCTCCGGGTCCCCCACAGTAGCAGTAGCACTGCTGGCGGTTGGCGAGGTGGGGGGGGTCCCATTCCAGCCCCCCAAGTTGATACGGGAGGACCCTCTTCATTCCCAGCATGGCTTTAGCGTGGGGACCCTTCTTTAAAGCGCCCCCCCTCTGGGAtaagaaaaaaggggggggttAAAAAAGTGGGGGACCCCTCCATTACCCCCATTTTGAGGtaacaaccccccccccccagacccccctttAAATTTGGGGCTCACCTTCGTGGCGAGAGCGAAGACGCAGCGGCGACAAATCCAGGAGCCCgaggggggcgcgggggggcgATGGCATTGCTGGTGGTAAGCTGGGGGGGGGTGTgtaaaatggggggggggagtcGTGggagggggagtttgggggttcggggggggttgggggggtcaatggtggaggtttgggggggatatgagggggttttggggggatatagggggtttagaggggggtttgggggggttataAAGTGGGGGGGTCGTGggagggggagtttgggggttcagggggggttgggggggtcaaTGGTGGAGGTTTTCGGGGGAtagggggtgttttggggggatatggggggggttgggggacTTTaggggggtgtttgggggggatatgggggggctGTTAAAGtaggggggctgtgggagggggagtttgggggttcagggggggttgggggggtcaatggtggaggtttgggggggataggggggtgttttgggggatatgggggggattgggggacTTTAggggggtgtttgggggagatatgggggggcTGTTAAAGTagagggggctgtgggagggggagtttgggggttcagggggggttgggggggtcagtggtggaggtttgggggggatatggggtgttttggggggattgggggagtTTagaagggggtttggggagatatgggggggcTGTTAAAGTAGGGGGGTCGTGggagggggagtttgggggttcagggggggttggggggtcaatggtggaggttttggggggatatggggtgttttggggggatatgagggggtttaggggggtttagagggggctttggggggttAAAGTGTGTGGGGGGGTCGTGGGAGGGGGagtttggggttcaggggggttgggggggtcaatggtggaggtttgggggggatatggggtgttttggggggatatgggggagtttagaggggggttggggggatatgggggggctGTTAAAGTAGGGGGGTCGTGggagggggagtttgggggttcagggggggttggggaggtCAAtggtggaggtttggggggataggggggtgttttggggggatatgagggggttcaggggggtttagaggggggtttggggggttaAAGTGTGGGGGGGGTCGTGggagggggagtttgggggttcagggggggttgggggggtcaatggtgggggtttgggggggatatggggggttttggggggatatgggggagtttagaggggggtttggggtgataTGGGGGGGCTGTTAAAGtagggggggctgtggggggggagtttgggggttcagggggggttgggggggtcaaTGGTGGAGGTTTTCGGGGGAtagggggtgttttggggggatatgggggggattgggggacTTTaggggggtgtttgggggggatatgggggggctGTTAAAGtaggggggctgtgggagggggagtttgggggttcagggggggttgggggggtcaatggtggaggtttgggggggatagggggtgttttggggggatatgggggggattgggggacTTTAggggggtgtttgggggagatatgggggggcTGTTAAAGTagagggggctgtgggagggggagtttgggggttcagggggggttgggggggtcagtggtggaggtttgggggggatatggggtgttttggggggattgggggagtTTagaagggggtttggggggatatgggggggctGTTAAAGtaggggggctgtggggggggagtttgggggttcagggggggttggggggtcaatggtgggggtttgggggggataggggggtgttttggggggatatgagggggtttaggggggtttagagggggggtttggggggttaAAGTGTGGGGGGGGTCGTGggagggggagtttgggggttcagggggggttgggggggtcaatggtgggggtttgggggggatagggggtgtttgggggtccacggttggattttggggtgattttagGGTTCTGGTgtagattttggggtgattttgggttccagaggtggattttggggtgatttggagGGTTCcaggttggattttggggttccaggTTGgcttttggggtgattttggggggtccagGGTTgaattttggggtgattttgtgGGGTTCcgggttggattttggggtgatatTTGGGGGATTccggggtggattttggggtgattttggggggtccagGGTTGAATTTTGTGTTGATTTGGGGGGTTCcgggttggattttggggtgatttggggttCCAGAGGTTGATTTAGGGTTGATTTGGGGGTTCcgggttggattttggggtgatttgggagtcccggggtggattttggggtgattcgGGGGTTCcgggttggattttggggtgattttgggggggttccgggttggattttggggtgctattTGGAGGGTTCcaggttggattttggggttccaggttggattttggggtgattttggggggtccagggttggattttggggcgCTATTTGGGGGGTTCcaggttggattttggggtgattttggggggttccgGGTTGAATTTTGGGttgatttgggggttctgggtggattttggggtgatatTTGGGGGATTCCGGGTTGAATTTGGGGGTTCCGGGGTGGATTTtgggctgattttggggggttccgggttggattttggggtgatttgggggtttccaggttggattttggggtgctctgggggtTGAATTTTGGGGTACTCTGGGGGTtgcattttggggtgctctgggggttggattttggggtgctccaGGGGTTTCcaggttggattttggggtgctctgggggttggattttggggtgctccgGGGGTTTCcaggttggattttggggtgctctgggggtTTCcaggttggattttggggtgctctgggggtttcattttggggtgctccgggggttggattttggggtgctctgggggttggattttggggtgctccgGGGGTTTCcaggttggattttggggtgctccgggggttggattttggggtgctctgggggtttcattttggggtgctctgggggttggattttggggtgctctgggggtttcattttggggtgctccgggggttggattttggggtgctccgGGGGGCGCTCTCACCGTGTCCGCACTTTTGGCAGCGAATGAGttgattttgggggttcaggcTCGGCGCCGAGCACACGCAGCACGCTTGGTCCTCGCCGGGCACAGCCGCTAATTAAGAAACCGGGGTTCATTCATTGATTAATTAAGGAGGGATCCATTCATTAAttaattggggggggggggtcattAATTAATAGTTAATTAAACCTGGGCTGATGTCTTTCCAAAGGACGAGAAATTGGGAGTTATCCTCAAATTGAACCAAACAGCCGCGACGGTCGGGGTCCAcctggggaggaaggggttaaaaagggggggaccccccccattTTTTAAGGGGGGAAccccatttttttaaagggggggggggcactgatttttgggggggaaagtCCACCTTTTTGATGGTCCCGAGGTAGAGGAGACCATCGGTCCAGCGAGCGAGGACGTCCTGGCCCTCCCGAaattggggggctggggggggggggcaccccgATTCGCTCGCCATCGCATCcttggagggggggggaagggggggggagctggggggaagggggaggaagaaaaagggggggatcAGGGGGGACCCCACAAGTAGGGAAACGCATTCCCACACCAAATTGGGGGGATTttagggggatttgggggttcgggggtgAATTTGGGGATGATTTGGGGGtccaggggtggattttgggtggattttggggtgcagaggtggATTTGGGCGGGGTTTCAGGGGTccagggttggattttggggtgatttgggggttcaggcGTTGATTTGGGGTTGATTTGGGAGTCcagaggtggattttggggtgtttgggggtccAAGGTTGgatttttggggtgatttgggggttccggggtggattttggggtgatttgggggtccagggttggattttggggtgactTTGGGTTGATTTGGGGTttctggggtggatttgggggtgattttggggtccagaggtggattttggggtgatttgggggttccgggttggattttggggtgcttttgGGTTGATTTGGGTGTCcagaggtggatttgggggtgacctggggggctgggggggggtgtACCCCGATTTGCTCTCCATCGCatcttttgggggggggagctgaaggggaggggggagcaaaaaaaaggggggggatcGGGGGGACCCCACAAGTAGGGAAACGCATTCCCACTCCAAATTGGGGGGATTTtagggtgatttgggggttcgggggtgaatttggggtgatttgggggtccaggggtggattttgggtggattttggggtgcagaggtggatttggggggggtttcAGGGGTCCagggttggatttgggggtgatttgggggttcaggcGTTGATTTGGGGTAGATTTGGGAGTCcagaggtggattttggggtgtttgggggtccAAGGTTGGATTTTTGGgctgatttgggggttcaggcgttgatttgggggtgattttgggttccaggggtggatttgggggtgatttgtGGCTccagggttggattttggggtgactTTGGGTTGATTTGGGGTTtctggggtggattttggggtgattttgggttccagaggtggatttgggggtgatttgggggttcagggttggattttggggtgctttggggTTGATTTGGGTGTCcagaggtggattttggggtgatttgggggttcagggttagatttgggggtgattttAGGTTGATTTGGGGCTCcagaggtggatttgggggtgatctggggagggggttgagggggggtcgcagtttgggggggtccaaGATGGGCGGGAgggttcccagtttgggggtgtcccagTTTGAGGGGGTCcaagaagggggggggggtcccaggtttggggggatcccagtttgggggagtctcccagtttggggggaccccagtttggggtctcccagtttggggggggttgtctcccagtttggggtctccggtctcccagtttgggggggggttgtctcccagtttgggggtgtcccgtttgggggggtcccagtttgggttcccccagtttgggggttgtctcccagtttgggggtgtcccgATTGGGGGGGTtgtctcccagtttgggggggtctcccagtttggggggggtcgtatcccagtttgggggtgtctcCCAGTTTGGGTTCTCCCAGTTTGGAGGTGTCCCATTTGGGGGGgttctcccagtttgggggttgtctcccagtttggggtctcccagtttgggggtgtcctgaatggggggggggtctcccagtttggggggtgTCTCCCAGTTTGAgggggtcccagtttgggggggggtcgtctcccagtttggggtctctcccagtttggggtctcccagtttggggggtcccagtttgggggggggtcgtctcccagtttggggtctcccagtttgggggtgtcccgtttgggggggggtgtctcccagtttgggggttgTCTCCCAGTTTGCagtctcccagtttgggggggtctcccagtttgggggggggtcccagtttgggggatcccagtttgggggatcccagtttggggggggtcccagtttgggggtgtcccgtttgggggggtc
It encodes:
- the PHF1 gene encoding PHD finger protein 1 isoform X1, producing the protein MASESGCPPPPAPQFREGQDVLARWTDGLLYLGTIKKVDPDRRGCLVQFEDNSQFLVLWKDISPAAVPGEDQACCVCSAPSLNPQNQLIRCQKCGHAYHQQCHRPPAPPSGSWICRRCVFALATKRGGALKKGPHAKAMLGMKRVLPYQLGGLEWDPPHLANRQQCYCYCGGPGEWNLKMLQCRSCSQWFHEACTQCLSKPLLYGDRFYVFECCVCTGGAESVRRLPLRWVDVAHLILYHLSVCCKKKYFDLEREILPFANANWDALLLGPLAETPKGERYRQLLGALNAHKDRFISGREMKKRKGLFGLHTRAPPPLPPNFLGGLPPSSSSLLPPPTSSPPGQEKGGPRRRPPPRRAQGPPGGSYNFRRTDARCPPSPPIRMFASFHPSANTAPARSAASPAPESPERPPRRPPGPAHSKQTTPTRAQTTPFHHQTTPTSPQAPPPPRVLARRVTLDGTVQYLVERGGAGALGDPQ
- the PHF1 gene encoding PHD finger protein 1 isoform X2 — protein: MASESGCPPPPAPQFREGQDVLARWTDGLLYLGTIKKVDPDRRGCLVQFEDNSQFLVLWKDISPAAVPGEDQACCVCSAPSLNPQNQLIRCQKCGHAYHQQCHRPPAPPSGSWICRRCVFALATKRGGALKKGPHAKAMLGMKRVLPYQLGGLEWDPPHLANRQQCYCYCGGPGEWNLKMLQCRSCSQWFHEACTQCLSKPLLYGDRFYVFECCVCTGGAESVRRLPLRWVDVAHLILYHLSVCCKKKYFDLEREILPFANANWDALLLGPLAETPKGERYRQLLGALNAHKDRFISGREMKKRKGLFGLHTRAPPPLPPNFLGGLPPSSSSLLPPPTRRGGSLPAPPQGKKRGGPAVAHPPAAHRAPPEGPTTSEGRTRAAPPAPPSGCSRPSTPRPTPPRLAAPPARPPRAPSAPPAARQAPPTPNRPRPLGRKPRPFTTKPRPRRLRPRPLRACSPGA